One region of Osmia lignaria lignaria isolate PbOS001 chromosome 7, iyOsmLign1, whole genome shotgun sequence genomic DNA includes:
- the YME1L gene encoding ATP-dependent zinc metalloprotease YME1L isoform X1 gives MFSFQPHSQVLYHLTQLTSIVNSKSTPFSAKIKKHNEIKKATDDVLPISSSEAAKSYVDMLTTKLKMYDIITMFDINTNNVLVILDRLSMKTLKRNLEKNNRWKVSYVSGSNFNQNKQKILCAQFTKQLVLPTMYLTSVKHHKTSCTLCTANPFNYHVQIRGFKTKRSINIEFEKNASFLNRFRNRLGQLSDTNTRWNFKDKDPVTLRSLFSQDNSQKSPEEHKKIAAAFIEGYEAGLQRKRTSGGWHKIISGLFIGTLLIILWYGVYAVGSGLRFSMDGGRFRPETTDITFSDVKGVAEAKQELRDIVEFLKNPEKFSALGAKLPKGVLLVGPPGTGKTLLARAVAGEAGVPFFQAAGPEFDEILVGQGARRMRDLFKAAKQRAPAVIFIDEIDSVGAERTNSSVHPYANQTVNQLLTEMDGFLQNEGVIVLGATNRRDDLDKALMRPGRFDVEVVVDVPDYMSRKEIFDLYLSRILTKDVDSEYLARCTVGFTGADIENMVNQAALKAAINDAEYVTMNHLEYARDKLIMGPERKYKIKDAEANRITAYHEAGHALVAFYTTDAPAIHKISIMPHGHSLGHTAFLATKDEVHVTKSQLLAQMDCAMGGRAAEELIFGPDKVTSGALSDFKGATTIAEKMVNLYGMSEKVGFGVRTMNEKEGYKPGPSTIDLADTEVKCLLQESYDRAKTILQKHAKELKRLADALLKYETLNYKDLKAVINEEKFPIETLNNQPRIIEPSEHVL, from the exons ATGTTTTCTTTTCAACCTCATAGTCAG GTGTTATATCATCTGACACAATTAACTTCGATAGTCAATTCAAAATCTACCCCGTTTTCAGCTAAAATTAAGAAACACAATGAGATTAAAAAAGCTACAGATGATGTTTTGCCTATTAGTTCATCAGAA GCTGCAAAAAGTTATGTGGATATGTTAACAACCAAATTAAAGATGTATGATATTATTACAATGTTTGACATCAACACAAATAATGTTCTAGTAATATTAGATCGACTTTCTATGAAAactttgaaaagaaatttagagaaaaataatagatGGAAAGTATCTTATGTATCAGGatcaaattttaatcaaaacaaacaaaaaatccTTTGCGCACAATTTACGAAACAACTTGTTTTGCCTACTATGTATTTAACGTCTGTGAAGCATCACAAAACATCATGCACTTTATGCACTGCAAATCCATTTAATTATCATGTACAAATTCGTGGTTTTAAAACAAAACGTAGTATAAAcatagaatttgaaaaaaatgcaTCATTTCTAAACAGATTTAGAAACCGGCTTGGTCAACTTTCAGATACA aaTACAAGATGGAATTTTAAAGATAAAGATCCTGTTACACTTAGATCTTTGTTTAGTCAAGATAATAGTCAAAAGTCACCAGAGGAACATAAAAAAATTGCAGCAGCTTTTATAGAAGGATATGAAGCAGGACTTCAACGAAAACGTACATCTGGTGGATGGCATAAAATAATATCTGGCTTATTCATAGGTACTCTACTAATAATACTTTGGTATGGAG TTTATGCTGTAGGAAGTGGATTACGATTTTCAATGGATGGTGGCAGATTTAGACCAGAAACAACAGACATAACTTTTAGCGACGTCAAAGGA GTTGCAGAAGCTAAACAAGAATTGAGAGATAtagttgaatttttgaaaaatccagAAAAATTTTCTGCACTTGGTGCAAAGTTACCTAAAGGTGTGTTATTAGTAGGACCACCTGGAACAGGGAAAACGCTGTTAGCTCGAGCAGTAGCTGGCGAAGCTGGTGTACCATTTTTTCAAGCAGCTGGTCCagaatttgatgaaattttagTAGGACAAGGTGCACGCAGAATGAGAGATTTATTCA aaGCAGCAAAACAAAGAGCACCTGCTGTGATATTTATAGATGAAATTGATTCTGTTGGTGCGGAACGAACAAATTCATCTGTTCATCCATATGCAAATCAAACAGTGAATCAGCTACTTACCGAAATGGATGg ATTTCTTCAAAATGAAGGAGTTATAGTATTAGGTGCAACAAATAGGCGCGACGATTTGGACAAAGCATTAATGCGACCTGGACGTTTTGATGTTGAAGTTGTTGTCGATGTACCGGATTACATGAGccgaaaagaaatttttgattTATATCTATCAAGAATATTAACAAAAGATGTTGACTCGGAATATTTAGCAAGATGTACTGTTGGATTTACTGGAGCTGATATAGAGAATATG GTTAATCAAGCAGCTTTGAAAGCAGCTATAAATGATGCAGAATATGTGACGATGAATCACTTAGAATATGCTAGAGACAAATTAATCATGGGTCcggaaagaaaatataaaatcaagGATGCTGAAGCCAATCGTATCACAGCATATCATGAAGCAGGACACGCATTGGTTGCGTTTTATACTACAGACGCGCCAGCAATACATAAAATTAGCATCATGCCTCATGGACATTCTTTAGGGCAT ACAGCGTTTTTAGCTACCAAAGATGAAGTTCACGTCACAAAATCTCAGTTATTAGCTCAGATGGATTGTGCAATGGGTGGTCGTGCTGCAGAAGAATTAATTTTTGGACCGGACAAAGTAACATCAGGAGCATTAAGCGATTTCAAG gGAGCAACTACCATTGCTGAGAAAATGGTAAATTTATACGGTATGTCTGAGAAAGTTGGTTTTGGAGTGCGAACAATGAATGAAAAGGAAGGATATAAACCAGGTCCTTCGACGATTGATCTCGCTGACACTGAAGTCAAATGTCTATTACAA GAATCATATGACCGTGCAAAAACAATATTACAAAAGCATGCGAAAGAACTTAAAAGATTAGCAGATGCGTTACTtaaatatgaaacattaaactaTAAAGATTTAAAAGCTGTTATTAACGAAGAAAAATTTCCAATTGAAACATTAAATAATCAACCGCGAATTATAGAACCATCTGAACATGTATTATAA
- the YME1L gene encoding ATP-dependent zinc metalloprotease YME1L isoform X3, with the protein MLTTKLKMYDIITMFDINTNNVLVILDRLSMKTLKRNLEKNNRWKVSYVSGSNFNQNKQKILCAQFTKQLVLPTMYLTSVKHHKTSCTLCTANPFNYHVQIRGFKTKRSINIEFEKNASFLNRFRNRLGQLSDTNTRWNFKDKDPVTLRSLFSQDNSQKSPEEHKKIAAAFIEGYEAGLQRKRTSGGWHKIISGLFIGTLLIILWYGVYAVGSGLRFSMDGGRFRPETTDITFSDVKGVAEAKQELRDIVEFLKNPEKFSALGAKLPKGVLLVGPPGTGKTLLARAVAGEAGVPFFQAAGPEFDEILVGQGARRMRDLFKAAKQRAPAVIFIDEIDSVGAERTNSSVHPYANQTVNQLLTEMDGFLQNEGVIVLGATNRRDDLDKALMRPGRFDVEVVVDVPDYMSRKEIFDLYLSRILTKDVDSEYLARCTVGFTGADIENMVNQAALKAAINDAEYVTMNHLEYARDKLIMGPERKYKIKDAEANRITAYHEAGHALVAFYTTDAPAIHKISIMPHGHSLGHTAFLATKDEVHVTKSQLLAQMDCAMGGRAAEELIFGPDKVTSGALSDFKGATTIAEKMVNLYGMSEKVGFGVRTMNEKEGYKPGPSTIDLADTEVKCLLQESYDRAKTILQKHAKELKRLADALLKYETLNYKDLKAVINEEKFPIETLNNQPRIIEPSEHVL; encoded by the exons ATGTTAACAACCAAATTAAAGATGTATGATATTATTACAATGTTTGACATCAACACAAATAATGTTCTAGTAATATTAGATCGACTTTCTATGAAAactttgaaaagaaatttagagaaaaataatagatGGAAAGTATCTTATGTATCAGGatcaaattttaatcaaaacaaacaaaaaatccTTTGCGCACAATTTACGAAACAACTTGTTTTGCCTACTATGTATTTAACGTCTGTGAAGCATCACAAAACATCATGCACTTTATGCACTGCAAATCCATTTAATTATCATGTACAAATTCGTGGTTTTAAAACAAAACGTAGTATAAAcatagaatttgaaaaaaatgcaTCATTTCTAAACAGATTTAGAAACCGGCTTGGTCAACTTTCAGATACA aaTACAAGATGGAATTTTAAAGATAAAGATCCTGTTACACTTAGATCTTTGTTTAGTCAAGATAATAGTCAAAAGTCACCAGAGGAACATAAAAAAATTGCAGCAGCTTTTATAGAAGGATATGAAGCAGGACTTCAACGAAAACGTACATCTGGTGGATGGCATAAAATAATATCTGGCTTATTCATAGGTACTCTACTAATAATACTTTGGTATGGAG TTTATGCTGTAGGAAGTGGATTACGATTTTCAATGGATGGTGGCAGATTTAGACCAGAAACAACAGACATAACTTTTAGCGACGTCAAAGGA GTTGCAGAAGCTAAACAAGAATTGAGAGATAtagttgaatttttgaaaaatccagAAAAATTTTCTGCACTTGGTGCAAAGTTACCTAAAGGTGTGTTATTAGTAGGACCACCTGGAACAGGGAAAACGCTGTTAGCTCGAGCAGTAGCTGGCGAAGCTGGTGTACCATTTTTTCAAGCAGCTGGTCCagaatttgatgaaattttagTAGGACAAGGTGCACGCAGAATGAGAGATTTATTCA aaGCAGCAAAACAAAGAGCACCTGCTGTGATATTTATAGATGAAATTGATTCTGTTGGTGCGGAACGAACAAATTCATCTGTTCATCCATATGCAAATCAAACAGTGAATCAGCTACTTACCGAAATGGATGg ATTTCTTCAAAATGAAGGAGTTATAGTATTAGGTGCAACAAATAGGCGCGACGATTTGGACAAAGCATTAATGCGACCTGGACGTTTTGATGTTGAAGTTGTTGTCGATGTACCGGATTACATGAGccgaaaagaaatttttgattTATATCTATCAAGAATATTAACAAAAGATGTTGACTCGGAATATTTAGCAAGATGTACTGTTGGATTTACTGGAGCTGATATAGAGAATATG GTTAATCAAGCAGCTTTGAAAGCAGCTATAAATGATGCAGAATATGTGACGATGAATCACTTAGAATATGCTAGAGACAAATTAATCATGGGTCcggaaagaaaatataaaatcaagGATGCTGAAGCCAATCGTATCACAGCATATCATGAAGCAGGACACGCATTGGTTGCGTTTTATACTACAGACGCGCCAGCAATACATAAAATTAGCATCATGCCTCATGGACATTCTTTAGGGCAT ACAGCGTTTTTAGCTACCAAAGATGAAGTTCACGTCACAAAATCTCAGTTATTAGCTCAGATGGATTGTGCAATGGGTGGTCGTGCTGCAGAAGAATTAATTTTTGGACCGGACAAAGTAACATCAGGAGCATTAAGCGATTTCAAG gGAGCAACTACCATTGCTGAGAAAATGGTAAATTTATACGGTATGTCTGAGAAAGTTGGTTTTGGAGTGCGAACAATGAATGAAAAGGAAGGATATAAACCAGGTCCTTCGACGATTGATCTCGCTGACACTGAAGTCAAATGTCTATTACAA GAATCATATGACCGTGCAAAAACAATATTACAAAAGCATGCGAAAGAACTTAAAAGATTAGCAGATGCGTTACTtaaatatgaaacattaaactaTAAAGATTTAAAAGCTGTTATTAACGAAGAAAAATTTCCAATTGAAACATTAAATAATCAACCGCGAATTATAGAACCATCTGAACATGTATTATAA
- the YME1L gene encoding ATP-dependent zinc metalloprotease YME1L isoform X2, with the protein MFSFQPHSQVLYHLTQLTSIVNSKSTPFSAKIKKHNEIKKATDDVLPISSSEAAKSYVDMLTTKLKMYDIITMFDINTNNVLVILDRLSMKTLKRNLEKNNRWKVSYVSGSNFNQNKQKILCAQFTKQLVLPTMYLTSVKHHKTSCTLCTANPFNYHVQIRGFKTKRSINIEFEKNASFLNRFRNRLGQLSDTNTRWNFKDKDPVTLRSLFSQDNSQKSPEEHKKIAAAFIEGYEAGLQRKRTSGGWHKIISGLFIGTLLIILWYGGSGLRFSMDGGRFRPETTDITFSDVKGVAEAKQELRDIVEFLKNPEKFSALGAKLPKGVLLVGPPGTGKTLLARAVAGEAGVPFFQAAGPEFDEILVGQGARRMRDLFKAAKQRAPAVIFIDEIDSVGAERTNSSVHPYANQTVNQLLTEMDGFLQNEGVIVLGATNRRDDLDKALMRPGRFDVEVVVDVPDYMSRKEIFDLYLSRILTKDVDSEYLARCTVGFTGADIENMVNQAALKAAINDAEYVTMNHLEYARDKLIMGPERKYKIKDAEANRITAYHEAGHALVAFYTTDAPAIHKISIMPHGHSLGHTAFLATKDEVHVTKSQLLAQMDCAMGGRAAEELIFGPDKVTSGALSDFKGATTIAEKMVNLYGMSEKVGFGVRTMNEKEGYKPGPSTIDLADTEVKCLLQESYDRAKTILQKHAKELKRLADALLKYETLNYKDLKAVINEEKFPIETLNNQPRIIEPSEHVL; encoded by the exons ATGTTTTCTTTTCAACCTCATAGTCAG GTGTTATATCATCTGACACAATTAACTTCGATAGTCAATTCAAAATCTACCCCGTTTTCAGCTAAAATTAAGAAACACAATGAGATTAAAAAAGCTACAGATGATGTTTTGCCTATTAGTTCATCAGAA GCTGCAAAAAGTTATGTGGATATGTTAACAACCAAATTAAAGATGTATGATATTATTACAATGTTTGACATCAACACAAATAATGTTCTAGTAATATTAGATCGACTTTCTATGAAAactttgaaaagaaatttagagaaaaataatagatGGAAAGTATCTTATGTATCAGGatcaaattttaatcaaaacaaacaaaaaatccTTTGCGCACAATTTACGAAACAACTTGTTTTGCCTACTATGTATTTAACGTCTGTGAAGCATCACAAAACATCATGCACTTTATGCACTGCAAATCCATTTAATTATCATGTACAAATTCGTGGTTTTAAAACAAAACGTAGTATAAAcatagaatttgaaaaaaatgcaTCATTTCTAAACAGATTTAGAAACCGGCTTGGTCAACTTTCAGATACA aaTACAAGATGGAATTTTAAAGATAAAGATCCTGTTACACTTAGATCTTTGTTTAGTCAAGATAATAGTCAAAAGTCACCAGAGGAACATAAAAAAATTGCAGCAGCTTTTATAGAAGGATATGAAGCAGGACTTCAACGAAAACGTACATCTGGTGGATGGCATAAAATAATATCTGGCTTATTCATAGGTACTCTACTAATAATACTTTGGTATGGAG GAAGTGGATTACGATTTTCAATGGATGGTGGCAGATTTAGACCAGAAACAACAGACATAACTTTTAGCGACGTCAAAGGA GTTGCAGAAGCTAAACAAGAATTGAGAGATAtagttgaatttttgaaaaatccagAAAAATTTTCTGCACTTGGTGCAAAGTTACCTAAAGGTGTGTTATTAGTAGGACCACCTGGAACAGGGAAAACGCTGTTAGCTCGAGCAGTAGCTGGCGAAGCTGGTGTACCATTTTTTCAAGCAGCTGGTCCagaatttgatgaaattttagTAGGACAAGGTGCACGCAGAATGAGAGATTTATTCA aaGCAGCAAAACAAAGAGCACCTGCTGTGATATTTATAGATGAAATTGATTCTGTTGGTGCGGAACGAACAAATTCATCTGTTCATCCATATGCAAATCAAACAGTGAATCAGCTACTTACCGAAATGGATGg ATTTCTTCAAAATGAAGGAGTTATAGTATTAGGTGCAACAAATAGGCGCGACGATTTGGACAAAGCATTAATGCGACCTGGACGTTTTGATGTTGAAGTTGTTGTCGATGTACCGGATTACATGAGccgaaaagaaatttttgattTATATCTATCAAGAATATTAACAAAAGATGTTGACTCGGAATATTTAGCAAGATGTACTGTTGGATTTACTGGAGCTGATATAGAGAATATG GTTAATCAAGCAGCTTTGAAAGCAGCTATAAATGATGCAGAATATGTGACGATGAATCACTTAGAATATGCTAGAGACAAATTAATCATGGGTCcggaaagaaaatataaaatcaagGATGCTGAAGCCAATCGTATCACAGCATATCATGAAGCAGGACACGCATTGGTTGCGTTTTATACTACAGACGCGCCAGCAATACATAAAATTAGCATCATGCCTCATGGACATTCTTTAGGGCAT ACAGCGTTTTTAGCTACCAAAGATGAAGTTCACGTCACAAAATCTCAGTTATTAGCTCAGATGGATTGTGCAATGGGTGGTCGTGCTGCAGAAGAATTAATTTTTGGACCGGACAAAGTAACATCAGGAGCATTAAGCGATTTCAAG gGAGCAACTACCATTGCTGAGAAAATGGTAAATTTATACGGTATGTCTGAGAAAGTTGGTTTTGGAGTGCGAACAATGAATGAAAAGGAAGGATATAAACCAGGTCCTTCGACGATTGATCTCGCTGACACTGAAGTCAAATGTCTATTACAA GAATCATATGACCGTGCAAAAACAATATTACAAAAGCATGCGAAAGAACTTAAAAGATTAGCAGATGCGTTACTtaaatatgaaacattaaactaTAAAGATTTAAAAGCTGTTATTAACGAAGAAAAATTTCCAATTGAAACATTAAATAATCAACCGCGAATTATAGAACCATCTGAACATGTATTATAA